The Apodemus sylvaticus chromosome 5, mApoSyl1.1, whole genome shotgun sequence genome has a segment encoding these proteins:
- the Strc gene encoding stereocilin isoform X2 gives MALSLQPQLLLLLSLLPQEVTLAPTGPQSLDAGLSLLKSFLSTLDQAPQRSLSQSRFSAFLANISSSFELGRMGEGPVGEPPPLQPPALRLHDFLVTLRGSPDWEPMLGLLGDVLALLGQEQTPRDFLVHQAGVLGGLVEALLGALVPGGPPTPTRPPCTRDGPSDCVLAADWLPSLMLLLEGTRWQALVQLQPSVDLTNATGLDGREPAPHFLQGLLGLLTPAGELGSEEALWGGLLRTVGAPLYAAFQEGLLRVTHSLQDEVFSIMGQPEPDASGQCQGGNLQQLLLWGMRNNLSWDARALGFLSGSPPPPPALLHCLSRGVPLPRVSQPAAHISPRQRRAISVEALCENHSGPEPPYSISNFSIYLLCQHIKPATPQPPPSTAVICQTAVWYAVSWAPGARGWLQACHDQFPDQFLDMICSNLSFSALSGPNRRLVKQLCAGLLPPPTNCPPGLIPVPLTPEIFWGCFLENETLWAERLCVEESLQAVPPRNQAWVQHVCRGPTLDVTDFPPCLVGPCGERCPDGGSFLLMVCANDTLYEALVPFWAWLAGQCRISRGGNDTCFLEGMLGPLLPSLPPLGPSPLCLAPGPFLLGMLSQLPRCQSSVPALAHPTRLHYLLRLLTFLLGPGTGGDETQGMLGRALLLSSLPDNCSFWDAFRPEGRRSVLRTVGEYLQREEPTPPGLESPISLASGMSKLELLSCFSPVLWDLLQRERSIWALRVLVKAYLRMPPEELQQLVLSAEMEAAQGFLTLMLRSIMCLFLQVHPSEEQAMGRLTALLLQRYPRLTSQLFIDMSPLIPFLAVPDLMRFPPSLLANDSVLAAIRDHSSGMKPEQKEALAKRLLAPELFGEVPDWPQELLWAALPLLPHLPLESFLQLSPHQIQALEDSWPVAGLGPGHARHVLRSLVNQSMADGEEQVRRLGSLACFLSPEELQSLVPLSDPMGPVEQGLLECAANGTLSPEGRVAYELLGVLRSSGGTVLSPRELRVWAPLFPQLGLRFLQELSESQLRAMLPALQGVSVTPAQAVLLFGRLLPRHDLSLEELCSLHPLLPGLSPQTLQAIPKRVLVGACSCLGPELSRLSACQIAALLQTFRVKDGVKNMGAAGADTTVCIPGQVCPTIWPDCLLPLLPLKLLQLDTVALLANRRLYRQLPWSEQQAQFLWKKMQVPSNLTLRNLQALGNLAGGMSCEFLQQISSMVDFLAVIHMLYQLPTGVRESLRACIWTELQRRMTMPEPELTTLGPELSELDTKLLLDLPIQLMDRLSNDSIMLVVELVQDAPEQLLALTPLHQAALAERALKNLAPKETPISKEVLETLGPLVGFLGIENTRRIPLPILLSHLSQLQGFCLGETFATELGWLLLQEPVLGKPELWSQDEVEQAGRLVFTLSAEAISLIPRETLGPETLERLLGKQQSWEQSRVGHLCGESQLAHKKAALVAGIVHPAAEGLQEPVPNCADIRGTFPAAWSATQIAEMELSDFEDCLSLFAGDPGLGPEELRAAMGKAKQLWGPPRGFRPEQILQLGRLLIGLGERELQELTLVDWGVLSSLGQIDGWSSGQLRAVVSSFLRQSGRHVSHLDFIYLTALGYTLCGLRPEELQHINSWEFSQAALFLGSLHLPCSEEQLEVLAYLLVLPGGFGPVSNWGPEIFTEIGTIAAGIPDLALSALLRAQIQGLTPLAISVIPAPKFAVVFNPIQLSSLTRGQAVAVTPEQMAYLSPEQRRAVAWAQHEGKEIPEQRGRNSAWGFYDWFQASWALALTISFFGHLL, from the exons ATGGCTCTGAGCCTCCAGCCCCAACTGCTGTTGCTCCTATCGCTACTGCCACAGGAAG TGACTTTGGCCCCTACTGGGCCCCAGTCTTTGGATGCCGGTCTCTCCCTTCTGAAGTCATTTCTCTCCACTCTGGACCAAGCTCCTCAGCGCTCCCTCAGCCAGTCACGattctctgcattcctggccaacatttcttcttccttcgagcttgggaggatgggggagggaccGGTGGGAGAgcccccacctctccagccccctgcacTTCGGCTCCATGATTTCCTCGTGACACTGAGAGGTAGCCCAGACTGGGAGCCAATGCTAGGGCTTCTGGGAGATGTGCTGGCACTCCTGGGACAGGAACAGACTCCCCGGGACTTTTTGGTGCACCAGGCAGGTGTACTGGGTGGACTTGTAGAGGCATTGTTGGGAGCATTAGTTCCTGGAGGTCCCCCTACCCCCACGAGACCTCCATGCACCCGTGACGGCCCTTCTGACTGTGTCCTGGCTGCTGACTGGTTGCCTTCTCTGATGTTGTTATTAGAGGGCACACGCTGGCAGGCTCTGGTGCAGCTGCAGCCCAGTGTGGACCTAACCAATGCCACAGGTCTTGATGGGAGAGAGCCAGCCCCTCACTTTTTACAGGGTCTGCTGGGCCTGCTTACCCCAGCAGGAGAGTTGGGCTCTGAGGAGGCTCTTTGGGGTGGTCTGCTACGCACAGTGGGGGCCCCCCTCTATGCTGCCTTCCAGGAGGGGCTACTGCGAGTCACTCATTCTCTGCAAGATGAGGTCTTTTCTATTATGGGACAGCCAGAGCCTGATGCCAGTGGGCAGTGCCAGGGAG GCAACCTTCAGCAGCTGCTCTTATG GGGCATGCGGAACAACCTTTCTTGGGATGCCCGAGCACTGGGTTTTCTATCTGGatcaccacctccaccccctgccctcctgcactgcctgagcAGAGGTGTGCCTCTGCCCAGGGTGTCCCAGCCTGCAGCTCACATCAGCCCTCGGCAGCGGCGAGCCATCTCTGTGGAGGCCCTCTGCGAGAACCACTCAGGCCCAGAGCCTCCCTACAGCATCTCCAACTTCTCCATCTATTTGCTCTGCCAGCACATCAAGCCTG CCACCCCACAGCCCCCTCCCAGCACTGCTGTCATCTGCCAGACAGCTGTATGGTATGCAGTCTCATGGGCACCAGGTGCCCGAGGTTGGCTCCAAGCCTGCCATGATCAGTTTCCTGATCAATTTCTGGATATGATCTGCAGCAACCTCTCATTTTCAGCCCTGTCCGGCCCCAATCGTCGCTTGGTAAAGCAGCTCTGTGCCGGCCTGCTCCCACCCCCAACTAACTGCCCACCAGGCCTGATCCCTGTGCCCCTCACCCCAGAAATATTCTGGGGTTGCTTCCTGGAGAATGAGACACTGTGGGCTGAACGGCTGTGTGTGGAggagagcctgcaggctgtgccTCCGAGGAACCAGGCTTGGGTTCAGCATGTGTGTCGGGGCCCCACCTTGGATGTCACTGATTTTCCACCCTGCCTTGTTGGACCCTGTGGGGAACGCTGCCCAGACGGGGGCAGCTTCCTACTCATGGTCTGTGCCAATGACACTCTGTATGAAGCCTTGGTTCCTTTCTGGGCTTGGCTAGCAGGCCAATGCAGAATTAGTCGTGGAGGAAATGATACCTGCTTTCTAGAAGGCATGCTGGGCCCCCTGTTGCCATCTCTGCCACCTCTGGGACCATCCCCACTCTGTCTGGCTCCTGGTCCTTTTCTGCTTGGCATGTTATCCCAGTTGCCACGCTGTCAGTCCTCTGTGCCAGCCCTTGCCCACCCCACACGCCTGCATTACCTCCTGCGCCTACTGACCTTCCTTCTGGGTCCAGGGACTGGGGGTGATGAGACTCAGGGGATGTTAGGTCGAGCTCTGCTGCTCTCTAGCCTCCCAGACAACTGTTCATTCTGGGATGCCTTCCGCCCAGAGGGCCGGAGAAGTGTACTGAGGACGGTCGGAGAGTACCTGCAGCGGGAAGAGCCGACTCCACCAGGCTTAGAATCCCCCATCAGCCTCGCCTCTGGTATGAGCAAGCTGGAGCTTCTGTCCTGCTTCAGT CCTGTACTGTGGGATCTACTCCAGAGAGAGAGGAGCATTTGGGCCCTAAGGGTCCTAGTGAAg GCCTACCTGCGCATGCCTCCAGAAGAGCTTCAGCAGCTGGTGCTTTCAGCCGAGATGGAGGCTGCACAGGGCTTCCTGACGCTCATGCTCC GCAGCATCATGTGTCTGTTCCTGCAGGTTCACCCATCCGAGGAGCAGGCCATGGGCCGCCTGACAGCCTTGCTGCTCCAGCGGTACCCACGCCTCACCTCCCAGCTCTTCATCGACATGTCTCCGCTCATCCCCTTCCTGGCTGTCCCTGACCTCATGCGCTTCCCACCGTCCCTTTTGGCCAACGACAGTGT CCTGGCTGCCATCCGGGATCACAGCTCAGGAATGAAGCCTGAACAGAAGGAGGCCCTGGCAAAGCGACTGCTGGCCCCTGAGCTGTTCGGAGAAGTGCCTGATTGGCCCCAGGAGCTGCTGTGGGcagccctgcctctgcttccccatctTCCCCTGGAGAGCTTTCTCCAGCTCAGCCCTCACCAG ATCCAGGCCCTGGAAGATAGCTGGCCAGTAGCGGGTCTTGGGCCGGGACACGCCCGACACGTGCTTCGTAGCTTAGTAAACCAGAGCATGGCTGATGGGGAGGAGCAGGTGCGCAG GCTTGGGTCCCTTGCCTGTTTCCTGAGTCCTGAGGAGCTACAGAGTCTGGTGCCCTTGAGTGATCCGATGGGGCCTGTAGAACAGGGCCTGCTGGAATGTGCGGCTAATGGGACCCTCAGCCCAGAAGGACGG GTGGCATATGAACTTCTGGGAGTGTTGCGTTCATCTGGAGGAACTGTCTTAAGCCCCCGAGAGCTGAGGGTCTGGGCACCTCTCTTTCCCCAGCTGGGCCTGCGCTTCCTGCAGGAGCTCTCAGAGAGCCAGCTTAGagccatgcttcctgccctgcAGGGAGTCAGTGTCACACCTGCCCAG GCTGTTCTGTTGTTTGGAAGACTCCTTCCTAGGCATGAT CTGTCCCTGGAGGAACTCTGCTCCCTGCACCCTCTGCTGCCAGGTCTCAGCCCCCAGACACTCCAGGCCATCCCTAAGAGAGTTCTGGTTGGCGCTTGTTCCTGCCTGGGCCCTGAACTGTCAAGGCTTTCAGCTTGCCAGATTGCAGCCCTGCTGCAGACCTTTCGG GTAAAAGATGGTGTTAAAAATATGGGTGCAGCAGGTGCCGACACAACTGTGTGCATTCCTGGTCAGGTATGT CCCACCATTTGGCCGGACTGCCTGCTTCCCCTGCTCCCATTAAAGCTGCTACAGCTGGACACTGTGGCTCTGCTGGCAAACCGAAGACTCTATCGGCAGCTGCCTTGGTCTGAACAACAG GCACAGTTTCTCTGGAAGAAGATGCAAGTGCCTTCCAACCTGACCCTGAGGAATCTGCA GGCTCTGGGTAACCTGGCAGGAGGCATGTCCTGTGAGTTTCTGCAGCAGATCAGCTCAATGGTTGACTTCCTTGCTGTGATACACATGCTTTACCAACTGCCCACCGGTGTTCGAGAGAGCCTG CGGGCCTGTATCTGGACAGAGCTCCAGCGGAGGATGACAATGCCAGAGCCAGAGCTGACCACCCTAGGGCCAGAACTGAGTGAGCTTGACACAAAGCTACTCCTGGACTTGCC GATCCAGTTGATGGACCGATTGTCCAATGACTCCATTATGTTGGTGGTGGAACTGGTCCAAGATGCTCCAGAGCAGCTGCTGGCACTGACCCCGCTCCACCAGGCAGCCTTGGCAGAACGAGCACTTAAAAACCTG GCTCCAAAGGAGACCCCAATCTCCAAAGAAGTGCTGGAGACACTGGGCCCCTTGGTTGGATTCCTGGGAATAGAGAACACGCGACGGATCCCCTTACCCATTCTACTGTCTCATCTCAGTCAGCTGCAGGGCTTCTGCCTAGGAGAGACATTTGCCACAGAGCTGGGATGGCTGCTGTTGCAGGAGCCTGTTCTTGG AAAGCCAGAATTGTGGAGCCAGGATGAAGTAGAGCAGGCTGGACGCCTAGTATTCACTCTGTCTGCTGAGGCTATCTCCTTGATCCCCAGG GAGACTTTGGGCCCAGAAACCCTGGAGAGGCTTCTGGGAAAGCAGCAGAGCTGGGAGCAGAGCAGAGTGGGACATCTGTGTGGAGAGTCACAGCTTGCCCACAAGAAGGCAGCTCTGGTAGCTGGGATTGTACATCCAGCTGCTGAGGGCCTCCAAG AGCCTGTACCGAACTGTGCGGACATACGGGGAACCTTCCCAGCAGCCTGGTCTGCAACACAGATCGCAGAGATGGAACTCTCAGACTTTGAAGACTGCCTGTCACTATTTGCTGGAGATCCAGGACTTGGTCCTGAGGAACTACGGGCAGCCATGGGCAAGGCCAAGCAG CTGTGGGGTCCCCCCCGAGGATTCCGTCCTGAGCAGATCTTGCAGCTGGGCCGTCTCCTGATAGGTCTAGGAGAACGGGAACTGCAGGAGCTTACCCTGGTGGACTGGGGTGTGCTGAGCAGCCTGGGGCAAATAGATGGCTGGAGTTCTGGGCAG CTCCGAGCCGTGGTCTCCAGTTTCCTAAGGCAGAGTGGTCGGCATGTGAGCCATCTGGACTTCATTTATCTGACAGCACTGGGTTACACACTCTGTGGATTGAGGCCAGAGGAGTTACAGCATATCAACAGTTGGGAGTTTAG CCAGGCAGCTCTCTTCCTGGGCAGCTTGCATCTCCCATGCTCCGAGGAACAGCTGGAAGTTCTGGCCTATCTCCTTGTGTTGCCTGGTGGCTTTGGCCCAGTCAGTAACTGGGGGCCTGAGATCTTCACGGAAATTGGCACGATAGCAG CTGGCATCCCAGACCTGGCTCTTTCAGCATTACTGCGGGCTCAGATCCAAGGCCTGACTCCTCTGGCCATTTCTGTCATTCCTGCCCCCAAGTTTGCA gtagtcttcaaccccatccaGTTATCTAGTCTCACCAGGGGTCAGGCCGTAGCTGTTACTCCCGAGCAAATGGCCTATCTGAGTCCTGAGCAGCGGCGAGCAGTTGCGTGGGCCCAGCACGAAGGGAAGGAGATCCCAGAGCAGAGGG
- the Strc gene encoding stereocilin isoform X1, with protein MALSLQPQLLLLLSLLPQEVTLAPTGPQSLDAGLSLLKSFLSTLDQAPQRSLSQSRFSAFLANISSSFELGRMGEGPVGEPPPLQPPALRLHDFLVTLRGSPDWEPMLGLLGDVLALLGQEQTPRDFLVHQAGVLGGLVEALLGALVPGGPPTPTRPPCTRDGPSDCVLAADWLPSLMLLLEGTRWQALVQLQPSVDLTNATGLDGREPAPHFLQGLLGLLTPAGELGSEEALWGGLLRTVGAPLYAAFQEGLLRVTHSLQDEVFSIMGQPEPDASGQCQGGNLQQLLLWGMRNNLSWDARALGFLSGSPPPPPALLHCLSRGVPLPRVSQPAAHISPRQRRAISVEALCENHSGPEPPYSISNFSIYLLCQHIKPATPRPPPTTPRPPPTTPRPLPTTPQPPPTTPQPPPTTPRPPPTTPQPPPSTAVICQTAVWYAVSWAPGARGWLQACHDQFPDQFLDMICSNLSFSALSGPNRRLVKQLCAGLLPPPTNCPPGLIPVPLTPEIFWGCFLENETLWAERLCVEESLQAVPPRNQAWVQHVCRGPTLDVTDFPPCLVGPCGERCPDGGSFLLMVCANDTLYEALVPFWAWLAGQCRISRGGNDTCFLEGMLGPLLPSLPPLGPSPLCLAPGPFLLGMLSQLPRCQSSVPALAHPTRLHYLLRLLTFLLGPGTGGDETQGMLGRALLLSSLPDNCSFWDAFRPEGRRSVLRTVGEYLQREEPTPPGLESPISLASGMSKLELLSCFSPVLWDLLQRERSIWALRVLVKAYLRMPPEELQQLVLSAEMEAAQGFLTLMLRSWAKLKVHPSEEQAMGRLTALLLQRYPRLTSQLFIDMSPLIPFLAVPDLMRFPPSLLANDSVLAAIRDHSSGMKPEQKEALAKRLLAPELFGEVPDWPQELLWAALPLLPHLPLESFLQLSPHQIQALEDSWPVAGLGPGHARHVLRSLVNQSMADGEEQVRRLGSLACFLSPEELQSLVPLSDPMGPVEQGLLECAANGTLSPEGRVAYELLGVLRSSGGTVLSPRELRVWAPLFPQLGLRFLQELSESQLRAMLPALQGVSVTPAQAVLLFGRLLPRHDLSLEELCSLHPLLPGLSPQTLQAIPKRVLVGACSCLGPELSRLSACQIAALLQTFRVKDGVKNMGAAGADTTVCIPGQPTIWPDCLLPLLPLKLLQLDTVALLANRRLYRQLPWSEQQAQFLWKKMQVPSNLTLRNLQALGNLAGGMSCEFLQQISSMVDFLAVIHMLYQLPTGVRESLRACIWTELQRRMTMPEPELTTLGPELSELDTKLLLDLPIQLMDRLSNDSIMLVVELVQDAPEQLLALTPLHQAALAERALKNLAPKETPISKEVLETLGPLVGFLGIENTRRIPLPILLSHLSQLQGFCLGETFATELGWLLLQEPVLGKPELWSQDEVEQAGRLVFTLSAEAISLIPRETLGPETLERLLGKQQSWEQSRVGHLCGESQLAHKKAALVAGIVHPAAEGLQEPVPNCADIRGTFPAAWSATQIAEMELSDFEDCLSLFAGDPGLGPEELRAAMGKAKQLWGPPRGFRPEQILQLGRLLIGLGERELQELTLVDWGVLSSLGQIDGWSSGQLRAVVSSFLRQSGRHVSHLDFIYLTALGYTLCGLRPEELQHINSWEFSQAALFLGSLHLPCSEEQLEVLAYLLVLPGGFGPVSNWGPEIFTEIGTIAAGIPDLALSALLRAQIQGLTPLAISVIPAPKFAVVFNPIQLSSLTRGQAVAVTPEQMAYLSPEQRRAVAWAQHEGKEIPEQRGRNSAWGFYDWFQASWALALTISFFGHLL; from the exons ATGGCTCTGAGCCTCCAGCCCCAACTGCTGTTGCTCCTATCGCTACTGCCACAGGAAG TGACTTTGGCCCCTACTGGGCCCCAGTCTTTGGATGCCGGTCTCTCCCTTCTGAAGTCATTTCTCTCCACTCTGGACCAAGCTCCTCAGCGCTCCCTCAGCCAGTCACGattctctgcattcctggccaacatttcttcttccttcgagcttgggaggatgggggagggaccGGTGGGAGAgcccccacctctccagccccctgcacTTCGGCTCCATGATTTCCTCGTGACACTGAGAGGTAGCCCAGACTGGGAGCCAATGCTAGGGCTTCTGGGAGATGTGCTGGCACTCCTGGGACAGGAACAGACTCCCCGGGACTTTTTGGTGCACCAGGCAGGTGTACTGGGTGGACTTGTAGAGGCATTGTTGGGAGCATTAGTTCCTGGAGGTCCCCCTACCCCCACGAGACCTCCATGCACCCGTGACGGCCCTTCTGACTGTGTCCTGGCTGCTGACTGGTTGCCTTCTCTGATGTTGTTATTAGAGGGCACACGCTGGCAGGCTCTGGTGCAGCTGCAGCCCAGTGTGGACCTAACCAATGCCACAGGTCTTGATGGGAGAGAGCCAGCCCCTCACTTTTTACAGGGTCTGCTGGGCCTGCTTACCCCAGCAGGAGAGTTGGGCTCTGAGGAGGCTCTTTGGGGTGGTCTGCTACGCACAGTGGGGGCCCCCCTCTATGCTGCCTTCCAGGAGGGGCTACTGCGAGTCACTCATTCTCTGCAAGATGAGGTCTTTTCTATTATGGGACAGCCAGAGCCTGATGCCAGTGGGCAGTGCCAGGGAG GCAACCTTCAGCAGCTGCTCTTATG GGGCATGCGGAACAACCTTTCTTGGGATGCCCGAGCACTGGGTTTTCTATCTGGatcaccacctccaccccctgccctcctgcactgcctgagcAGAGGTGTGCCTCTGCCCAGGGTGTCCCAGCCTGCAGCTCACATCAGCCCTCGGCAGCGGCGAGCCATCTCTGTGGAGGCCCTCTGCGAGAACCACTCAGGCCCAGAGCCTCCCTACAGCATCTCCAACTTCTCCATCTATTTGCTCTGCCAGCACATCAAGCCTGCCACCCCACGCCCCCCTCCTACCACCCCACGGCCCCCTCCTACCACCCCACGGCCCCTTCCTACCACCCCACAGCCCCCTCCTACCACCCCACAGCCCCCTCCTACCACCCCAAGGCCACCTCCTACCACCCCACAGCCCCCTCCCAGCACTGCTGTCATCTGCCAGACAGCTGTATGGTATGCAGTCTCATGGGCACCAGGTGCCCGAGGTTGGCTCCAAGCCTGCCATGATCAGTTTCCTGATCAATTTCTGGATATGATCTGCAGCAACCTCTCATTTTCAGCCCTGTCCGGCCCCAATCGTCGCTTGGTAAAGCAGCTCTGTGCCGGCCTGCTCCCACCCCCAACTAACTGCCCACCAGGCCTGATCCCTGTGCCCCTCACCCCAGAAATATTCTGGGGTTGCTTCCTGGAGAATGAGACACTGTGGGCTGAACGGCTGTGTGTGGAggagagcctgcaggctgtgccTCCGAGGAACCAGGCTTGGGTTCAGCATGTGTGTCGGGGCCCCACCTTGGATGTCACTGATTTTCCACCCTGCCTTGTTGGACCCTGTGGGGAACGCTGCCCAGACGGGGGCAGCTTCCTACTCATGGTCTGTGCCAATGACACTCTGTATGAAGCCTTGGTTCCTTTCTGGGCTTGGCTAGCAGGCCAATGCAGAATTAGTCGTGGAGGAAATGATACCTGCTTTCTAGAAGGCATGCTGGGCCCCCTGTTGCCATCTCTGCCACCTCTGGGACCATCCCCACTCTGTCTGGCTCCTGGTCCTTTTCTGCTTGGCATGTTATCCCAGTTGCCACGCTGTCAGTCCTCTGTGCCAGCCCTTGCCCACCCCACACGCCTGCATTACCTCCTGCGCCTACTGACCTTCCTTCTGGGTCCAGGGACTGGGGGTGATGAGACTCAGGGGATGTTAGGTCGAGCTCTGCTGCTCTCTAGCCTCCCAGACAACTGTTCATTCTGGGATGCCTTCCGCCCAGAGGGCCGGAGAAGTGTACTGAGGACGGTCGGAGAGTACCTGCAGCGGGAAGAGCCGACTCCACCAGGCTTAGAATCCCCCATCAGCCTCGCCTCTGGTATGAGCAAGCTGGAGCTTCTGTCCTGCTTCAGT CCTGTACTGTGGGATCTACTCCAGAGAGAGAGGAGCATTTGGGCCCTAAGGGTCCTAGTGAAg GCCTACCTGCGCATGCCTCCAGAAGAGCTTCAGCAGCTGGTGCTTTCAGCCGAGATGGAGGCTGCACAGGGCTTCCTGACGCTCATGCTCCGTTCCTGGGCTAAGCTGAAG GTTCACCCATCCGAGGAGCAGGCCATGGGCCGCCTGACAGCCTTGCTGCTCCAGCGGTACCCACGCCTCACCTCCCAGCTCTTCATCGACATGTCTCCGCTCATCCCCTTCCTGGCTGTCCCTGACCTCATGCGCTTCCCACCGTCCCTTTTGGCCAACGACAGTGT CCTGGCTGCCATCCGGGATCACAGCTCAGGAATGAAGCCTGAACAGAAGGAGGCCCTGGCAAAGCGACTGCTGGCCCCTGAGCTGTTCGGAGAAGTGCCTGATTGGCCCCAGGAGCTGCTGTGGGcagccctgcctctgcttccccatctTCCCCTGGAGAGCTTTCTCCAGCTCAGCCCTCACCAG ATCCAGGCCCTGGAAGATAGCTGGCCAGTAGCGGGTCTTGGGCCGGGACACGCCCGACACGTGCTTCGTAGCTTAGTAAACCAGAGCATGGCTGATGGGGAGGAGCAGGTGCGCAG GCTTGGGTCCCTTGCCTGTTTCCTGAGTCCTGAGGAGCTACAGAGTCTGGTGCCCTTGAGTGATCCGATGGGGCCTGTAGAACAGGGCCTGCTGGAATGTGCGGCTAATGGGACCCTCAGCCCAGAAGGACGG GTGGCATATGAACTTCTGGGAGTGTTGCGTTCATCTGGAGGAACTGTCTTAAGCCCCCGAGAGCTGAGGGTCTGGGCACCTCTCTTTCCCCAGCTGGGCCTGCGCTTCCTGCAGGAGCTCTCAGAGAGCCAGCTTAGagccatgcttcctgccctgcAGGGAGTCAGTGTCACACCTGCCCAG GCTGTTCTGTTGTTTGGAAGACTCCTTCCTAGGCATGAT CTGTCCCTGGAGGAACTCTGCTCCCTGCACCCTCTGCTGCCAGGTCTCAGCCCCCAGACACTCCAGGCCATCCCTAAGAGAGTTCTGGTTGGCGCTTGTTCCTGCCTGGGCCCTGAACTGTCAAGGCTTTCAGCTTGCCAGATTGCAGCCCTGCTGCAGACCTTTCGG GTAAAAGATGGTGTTAAAAATATGGGTGCAGCAGGTGCCGACACAACTGTGTGCATTCCTGGTCAG CCCACCATTTGGCCGGACTGCCTGCTTCCCCTGCTCCCATTAAAGCTGCTACAGCTGGACACTGTGGCTCTGCTGGCAAACCGAAGACTCTATCGGCAGCTGCCTTGGTCTGAACAACAG GCACAGTTTCTCTGGAAGAAGATGCAAGTGCCTTCCAACCTGACCCTGAGGAATCTGCA GGCTCTGGGTAACCTGGCAGGAGGCATGTCCTGTGAGTTTCTGCAGCAGATCAGCTCAATGGTTGACTTCCTTGCTGTGATACACATGCTTTACCAACTGCCCACCGGTGTTCGAGAGAGCCTG CGGGCCTGTATCTGGACAGAGCTCCAGCGGAGGATGACAATGCCAGAGCCAGAGCTGACCACCCTAGGGCCAGAACTGAGTGAGCTTGACACAAAGCTACTCCTGGACTTGCC GATCCAGTTGATGGACCGATTGTCCAATGACTCCATTATGTTGGTGGTGGAACTGGTCCAAGATGCTCCAGAGCAGCTGCTGGCACTGACCCCGCTCCACCAGGCAGCCTTGGCAGAACGAGCACTTAAAAACCTG GCTCCAAAGGAGACCCCAATCTCCAAAGAAGTGCTGGAGACACTGGGCCCCTTGGTTGGATTCCTGGGAATAGAGAACACGCGACGGATCCCCTTACCCATTCTACTGTCTCATCTCAGTCAGCTGCAGGGCTTCTGCCTAGGAGAGACATTTGCCACAGAGCTGGGATGGCTGCTGTTGCAGGAGCCTGTTCTTGG AAAGCCAGAATTGTGGAGCCAGGATGAAGTAGAGCAGGCTGGACGCCTAGTATTCACTCTGTCTGCTGAGGCTATCTCCTTGATCCCCAGG GAGACTTTGGGCCCAGAAACCCTGGAGAGGCTTCTGGGAAAGCAGCAGAGCTGGGAGCAGAGCAGAGTGGGACATCTGTGTGGAGAGTCACAGCTTGCCCACAAGAAGGCAGCTCTGGTAGCTGGGATTGTACATCCAGCTGCTGAGGGCCTCCAAG AGCCTGTACCGAACTGTGCGGACATACGGGGAACCTTCCCAGCAGCCTGGTCTGCAACACAGATCGCAGAGATGGAACTCTCAGACTTTGAAGACTGCCTGTCACTATTTGCTGGAGATCCAGGACTTGGTCCTGAGGAACTACGGGCAGCCATGGGCAAGGCCAAGCAG CTGTGGGGTCCCCCCCGAGGATTCCGTCCTGAGCAGATCTTGCAGCTGGGCCGTCTCCTGATAGGTCTAGGAGAACGGGAACTGCAGGAGCTTACCCTGGTGGACTGGGGTGTGCTGAGCAGCCTGGGGCAAATAGATGGCTGGAGTTCTGGGCAG CTCCGAGCCGTGGTCTCCAGTTTCCTAAGGCAGAGTGGTCGGCATGTGAGCCATCTGGACTTCATTTATCTGACAGCACTGGGTTACACACTCTGTGGATTGAGGCCAGAGGAGTTACAGCATATCAACAGTTGGGAGTTTAG CCAGGCAGCTCTCTTCCTGGGCAGCTTGCATCTCCCATGCTCCGAGGAACAGCTGGAAGTTCTGGCCTATCTCCTTGTGTTGCCTGGTGGCTTTGGCCCAGTCAGTAACTGGGGGCCTGAGATCTTCACGGAAATTGGCACGATAGCAG CTGGCATCCCAGACCTGGCTCTTTCAGCATTACTGCGGGCTCAGATCCAAGGCCTGACTCCTCTGGCCATTTCTGTCATTCCTGCCCCCAAGTTTGCA gtagtcttcaaccccatccaGTTATCTAGTCTCACCAGGGGTCAGGCCGTAGCTGTTACTCCCGAGCAAATGGCCTATCTGAGTCCTGAGCAGCGGCGAGCAGTTGCGTGGGCCCAGCACGAAGGGAAGGAGATCCCAGAGCAGAGGG